A single genomic interval of Camelina sativa cultivar DH55 chromosome 11, Cs, whole genome shotgun sequence harbors:
- the LOC104722564 gene encoding heat shock 70 kDa protein 6, chloroplastic, which produces MASSAAQIHVLGGIGFANSSSKRNLNGKGGTFMPRSAFFGTRTGPFSTPTSAFLRMGTRNGGGASRYAVGPVRVVNEKVVGIDLGTTNSAVAAMEGGKPTIVTNAEGQRTTPSVVAYTKSGDRLVGQIAKRQAVVNPENTFFSVKRFIGRKMNEVDEESKQVSYRVVRDDNGNVKLECPAINKQFAAEEISAQVLRKLVDDASRFLNDKVTKAVITVPAYFNDSQRTATKDAGRIAGLEVLRIINEPTAASLAYGFDRKSNETILVFDLGGGTFDVSVLEVGDGVFEVLSTSGDTHLGGDDFDKRVVDWLAAEFKKDEGIDLLKDKQALQRLTEAAEKAKIELSSLTQTNMSLPFITATADGPKHIETTLTRAKFEELCSDLLDRVKTPVENSLRDAKLSFKDIDEVILVGGSTRIPAVQELVRKVTGKEPNVTVNPDEVVALGAAVQAGVLAGDVSDIVLLDVTPLSIGLETLGGVMTKIIPRNTTLPTSKSEVFSTAADGQTSVEINVLQGEREFVRDNKSLGSFRLDGIPPAPRGVPQIEVKFDIDANGILSVSAVDKGTGKKQDITITGASTLPKDEVDQMVQEAERFAKDDKEKRDAIDTKNQADSVVYQTEKQLKELGEKIPGDVKEKVEGKLQELKEKIASGSTQEIKDTMAALNQEVMQIGQSLYNQPGAGGGAPGTGPSPGGEGPSSGDSSSSKGGDGGDVIDADFEDSK; this is translated from the exons ATGGCATCTTCCGCCGCCCAAATTCACGTTCTCGGCGGGATTGGATTCGCTAATTCTTCGTCCAAGAGAAACCTCAATGGTAAAGGTGGTACCTTTATGCCCAGAAGTGCCTTCTTCGGTACAAGAACTGGTCCTTTCTCCACACCCACTTCTGCTTTCCTCAGAATGGGCACTAGAAATGGCGGCGGCGCTTCTAGGTACGCGGTTGGTCCGGTGCGTGTGGTTAACGAGAAGGTTGTTGGTATCGATTTGGGTACGACTAACTCCGCCGTCGCTGCTATGGAAGGAGGTAAGCCTACGATTGTGACTAACGCTGAAGGTCAGAGGACGACGCCGTCTGTGGTGGCTTACACGAAGAGCGGTGATAGGCTTGTTGGGCAGATTGCCAAGAGGCAAGCTGTTGTTAATCCGGAGAATACTTTCTTCTCTGTGAAGAGGTTTATTGGTAGAAAGATGAATGAGGTTGATGAGGAGTCTAAGCAGGTTTCTTACAGAGTTGTTAGGGATGACAACGGGAATGTTAAGCTTGAGTGTCCTGCTATTAACAAACAATTTGCTGCCGAGGAGATTTCAGCTCAG GTTTTGAGGAAACTTGTGGATGATGCCTCAAGATTCTTGAACGATAAAGTAACCAAGGCTGTCATCACTGTACCTGCTTACTTCAACGACTCACAAAGGACAGCTACGAAAGATGCTGGTCGAATTGCTGGGTTGGAAGTTCTTCGTATTATCAATGAGCCCACAGCTGCTTCATTGGCTTATGGGTTTGACAGAAAGAGCAATGAAACAATCCTAGTCTTTGATCTTGGTGGTGGTACCTTTGATGTTTCAG TGCTTGAGGTTGGTGATGGTGTGTTTGAAGTGCTTTCCACTTCTGGCGACACACATTTGGGTGGTGATGACTTTGACAAG AGAGTTGTTGATTGGCTAGCTGCGGAATTCAAGAAAGATGAAGGGATAGATCTTTTGAAAGACAAGCAAGCTCTTCAAAGGTTAACAGAGGCAGCAGAAAAAGCTAAAATTGAGCTTTCGTCGCTGACTCAGACAAATATGAG CTTGCCATTTATCACGGCCACAGCTGATGGACCCAAACACATAGAAACTACCCTCACACGTGCCAAGTTTGAAGAATTATGTTCAGATTTACTTGACAG GGTCAAGACTCCCGTCGAGAATTCCCTGAGGGATGCAAAGCTAAGCTTCAAAGACATTGATGAAGTGATCCTTGTCGGTGGATCCACACGTATTCCTGCTGTTCAGGAACTCGTAAGGAAGGTGACTGGGAAAGAACCTAATGTCACAGTAAACCCTGATGAGGTTGTAGCTTTAGGTGCTGCAGTCCAG GCTGGTGTTCTTGCTGGAGATGTGAGTGACATTGTGCTTCTTGATGTGACACCACTTTCGATTGGTTTGGAGACCCTTGGAGGTGTTATGACCAAGATTATTCCAAGGAACACTACACTACCTACTTCGAAATCAGAAGTCTTTTCGACTGCTGCTGATGGGCAGACAAGTGTTGAGATTAATGTGCTGCAGGGTGAGAGGGAGTTTGTTAGGGATAACAAGTCTCTTGGCAGCTTCCGTCTAGATGGTATTCCACCAGCACCGCGTGGAGTTCCACAAATCGAAGTCAAATTTGACATTGATGCCAATGGTATTCTATCTGTCAGTGCTGTTGACAAAGGCACTGGCAAGAAACAAGACATCACCATTACTGGTGCGAGTACACTGCCCAAGGATGAG GTAGACCAAATGGTCCAGGAAGCAGAAAGATTTGCAAAGGATGACAAGGAGAAGAGAGACGCAATCGACACAAAGAACCAGGCAGATTCAGTGGTGTACCAGACGGAGAAGCAACTAAAAGAACTTGGAGAGAAGATTCCAGGTGACGTGAAAGAGAAGGTGGAGGGTAAGCTACAAGAGCTGAAAGAAAAGATAGCAAGCGGATCAACCCAAGAAATAAAAGACACGATGGCCGCTCTAAACCAAGAAGTGATGCAGATTGGTCAGTCTCTATACAACCAGCCTGGAGCTGGAGGTGGAGCACCAGGTACTGGTCCATCCCCTGGTGGTGAAGGTCCTTCATCAGGAGACTCGTCTTCAAGTAAAGGTGGAGATGGTGGAGATGTGATCGATGCTGACTTCGAAGACAGCAAATGA
- the LOC104722560 gene encoding protein ROOT PRIMORDIUM DEFECTIVE 1 translates to MAAATTKLGRALQQRRTFVNARVKWVCDHHLDEAVQREKNLKQVLSLKDRIVSSPPKSLPLSSLSLLKPLVNLHITAAAFLLKYPSVFTTHQPSPSHPLHVRLTPQALSLHKEEEETIHLSPPHRNATVQRLTKFLMLTGAGSLPLNVVDRFRFDLGLPHDYITSLIGDYPDFFEVTEIKDRLTGEPTLALAVSSRRSSLAVSEMERREAIVDGSRVKKGLRIRYSMNFPKGYELDKRVKEWVEQWQNLPYISPYENAFHLGSFSDQAEKWAVAVLHELLHILVSKKTETDNVLCLGEYLGFGIRFKQALVHHPGIFYMSHKIRTQTVVLREAYHKVFLIERHPLMGMRHRYLYLMSKSGRVKNRDYVPGNERSNQKNRGIKACEDGEIYAHSSR, encoded by the coding sequence ATGGCAGCTGCAACGACAAAGCTGGGGAGAGCTCTGCAACAAAGACGCACCTTCGTCAATGCTAGAGTCAAATGGGTATGTGACCATCACCTCGACGAAGCTGTTCAGCGCGAGAAAAACCTCAAACAAGTTCTCTCTCTCAAGGATCGAATCGTATCGTCTCCTCCCAAATCACTCCCTCTCTCATCCCTCTCACTCCTCAAGCCTCTCGTCAATCTCCACATCACCGCCGCCGCGTTTTTACTGAAATACCCATCTGTCTTCACCACTCATCAGCCGTCTCCTTCTCATCCTCTCCACGTTCGCCTCACTCCCCAAGCTCTATCCCtccacaaggaagaagaagagacgattCACCTATCCCCGCCTCACCGTAACGCCACCGTCCAACGGCTGACCAAATTCTTGATGCTAACGGGAGCCGGAAGTCTTCCTCTCAACGTCGTCGATCGTTTCAGGTTCGATTTGGGTCTCCCTCACGATTACATCACTTCGCTGATCGGCGATTACCCGGATTTTTTTGAAGTAACGGAGATCAAAGATCGGTTAACGGGTGAACCGACGCTTGCTTTGGCGGTCTCTTCGCGGCGGAGCAGCCTCGCTGTGTCGGAAATGGAGAGAAGAGAAGCCATCGTTGATGGGTCTCGTGTGAAAAAGGGGTTGCGTATAAGGTATTCGATGAATTTCCCCAAAGGGTACGAGTTGGATAAACGAGTGAAGGAATGGGTTGAGCAGTGGCAAAACCTTCCTTACATCTCACCTTATGAGAATGCCTTTCACTTGGGGTCGTTCAGTGATCAGGCCGAGAAGTGGGCGGTCGCAGTACTTCATGAGCTTTTGCACATCTTGGTATCGAAGAAGACTGAGACAGACAATGTGCTTTGCTTAGGTGAGTATTTAGGGTTCGGGATAAGGTTCAAGCAGGCTTTAGTACACCACCCGGGTATATTTTATATGTCGCATAAGATTCGGACCCAAACTGTTGTCTTAAGGGAAGCTTACCATAAAGTATTCTTGATAGAGAGGCATCCATTGATGGGGATGAGACATAGGTACTTGTATCTTATGAGCAAATCAGGGAGAGTGAAGAACCGAGACTATGTGCCTGGAAATGAGAGAAGCAACCAGAAAAATAGAGGAATCAAAGCTTGTGAGGATGGTGAAATTTATGCACATAGCAGTCGGTGA
- the LOC104722559 gene encoding uncharacterized protein At5g49945-like, translating to MKHWYTVEIVCVSILVGYAINYFTGKRENENLALAWASKFCVKDSILEKNFSLLGVGEGEDSPLMLKEAANVFKFYASGRRYCHGLLATMELKSRHNLILRLFNSVVPCKDEISFEVYMNDEAMDHIVFAMARKKAVKTMHKELRNLQRLRGVVPIPGGRKWVSEDLAVVSESKEVARDMITDLVLDKVFGDKSFEKFGKYFISMHFSDQHSGKHRKMLLFKFALPDAEHMDDTVRLVPLIPYYIDLVGRYKLSSQADAAIHEMRRQGPTAPVSSMKNSKKTKSIG from the exons ATGAAGCATTGGTACACGGTAGAGATAGTCTGCGTCTCTATCTTGGTTGGTTACGCAATCAACTACTTCACTGGAAAACGTGAGAATGAAAACCTCGCTTTGGCTTGGGCctcaaaattttgtgttaaagaCTCGATATTAGAGAAAAACTTCAGTTTGTTGGGAGTTGGTGAAGGAGAGGACTCGCCGTTAATGCTGAAAGAAGCGGCGAACGTGTTCAAGTTCTACGCGAGCGGGCGTAGGTATTGCCATGGGCTATTGGCGACCATGGAGCTTAAGAGCAGACACAATCTGATATTGAGGCTCTTCAACTCAGTTGTACCTTGTAAAGATGAGATCAGTTTCGAAGTGTACATGAACGATGAAGCCATGGATCATATCGTGTTTGCAATGGCGAGGAAAAAGGCTGTGAAAACGATGCACAAGGAGCTGAGGAATCTGCAGAGACTTAGAGGGGTGGTGCCAATTCCTGGCGGAAGGAAGTGGGTATCAGAGGATTTAGCTGTGGTGTCCGAGTCTAAGGAGGTAGCTAGGGATATGATTACAGATCTGGTACTTGATAAG GTTTTTGGCGACAAGTCATTCGAAAAGTTTGGGAAGTATTTCATATCAATGCATTTTTCGGACCAACACTCTGGAAAACACAGGAAGATGCTGCTTTTCAAGTTTGCCCTACCTGATGCTGAACACATGGATGATACGGTTCGGTTGGTACCGCTAATTCCGTATTACATTGACTTAGTTGGACGCTACAAGCTCAGCTCACAG GCTGATGCGGCTATACACGAGATGAGGAGGCAAGGTCCAACCGCACCGGTCAGCTCAATGAAAAATTCCAAAAAGACCAAGTCAATTGGCTAA
- the LOC104722561 gene encoding separase codes for MVVESILRSVAMSRDMERRHYTRVFEILDREIKPWLRYLDANAQDKFLTQVFSDMGKCALSIIREAERFNEIYVHSFCISALKKYSVFPLPKCHFYKVTCHNFTSPSVCVSFSLVNCSVLYSVLPAGAFFTVSVQGDKQITNR; via the exons ATGGTTGTGGAATCCATCTTGAGGTCTGTAGCAATGTCGCGGGATATGGAGCGTCGCCACTACACGAGGGTCTTTGAGATTCTAGATAGGGAGATAAAACCCTGGCTCAG GTATTTGGATGCCAATGCACAGGACAAGTTTCTCACGCAGGTCTTTTCAGATATGGGAAAGTGTGCTCTCTCCATAATTAGAGAAGCAGAGCGTTTCAATGAAATTTATGTGCATTCTTTCTGCATCTCTGCACTGAAGAAATATTCTGTATTCCCGTTGCCAAAATGTCATTTTTATAAGGTGACTTGTCACAATTTTACATCTCCCTCTGTGtgtgtctctttctctctcgttaattgttctgttttgtattCAGTTCTCCCGGCAGGTGCTTTCTTTACTGTTTCTGTCCAAGGAGACAAACAAATTACCAACCGTTAA
- the LOC104722563 gene encoding MACPF domain-containing protein At4g24290, whose product MALRLPASKAAEVAIGSIGCGYDLAIDVRLKYCKGGSKDSRLLDIKEGDDNCEILLPGGISIPNVSKSIKCDKGERMRFRSDILPFQQMAEQFNQELSLAGKIPSGLFNAMFEFSSCWQKDAAYTKNLAFDGIFISLYTVALDKSQMLLREHVKQAVPSTWDPAALARFIDIYGTHIIVGVKMGGKDVIYAKQQHSSKLQPEELQKRLKEVADKRFVEASGVHNMAPDKIHASSKVETKEQRLRFADTSSLGSYANKEDIVFMCKRRGGNDNRNLLHNEWLQSVQMEPDVISMSFIPITSLLNGVPGSGFLSHAINLYLRYKPPIEELHQFLEFQLPRQWAPVFSELPLGPQRKQQSCASLQFSFFGPKLYVNTTPVDVGKRPITGMRLYLEGRRSNRLAIHLQHLSSLPKIYQLEDDPNRSMRQESHDRRYFEKVNWKNYSHVCTAPVESEDDLSVVTGAQLHVESHGFKNVLFLRLCFSRVVGATLVKNSEWDEAVGFAPKSGLISTLISHHFTAAQKPPPRPADVNINSAIYPGGPPVPTQAPKLLKFVDTSEMTRGPQESPGYWVVSGARLLVEKGKISLKVKYSLLTAILEDEVIEEHYEG is encoded by the exons ATGGCACTTCGGCTACCAGCTTCTAAAGCAGCTGAAGTTGCGATTGGATCCATTGGCTGCGGTTATGATTTAGCTATTGATGTAAGGTTGAAATATTGCAAAGGAGGCTCTAAAGATTCTAGATTGCTTGATATTAAAGAAGGTGATGACAATTGCGAGATTCTTTTGCCTGGTGGTATCTCCATTCCTAATGTTTCCAAGTCTATCAAATGCGATAAAGGCGAGCGTATGCGCTTTAGGTCTGATATTCTTCCTTTCCAACAG ATGGCAGAGCAGTTCAACCAGGAACTATCTTTGGCTGGTAAAATCCCCTCGGGTCTCTTCAACGCAATGTTTGAATTCTCGAGCTGTTGGCAGAAAGATGCAGCCTATACCAAAAACCTTGCTTTTGATGGGATATTCATCTCACTATACACGGTTGCTTTGGACAAATCTCAGATGTTACTCCGTGAGCATGTTAAGCAGGCTGTCCCATCAACATGGGACCCTGCTGCATTAGCAAG GTTTATAGATATTTATGGGACGCATATAATTGTTGGTGTTAAGATGGGAGGGAAAGATGTGATTTATGCAAAACAACAACATTCCTCGAAACTTCAACCTGAGGAACTGCAGAAAAGGTTAAAAGAGGTGGCAGATAAGAGGTTCGTGGAAGCTAGCGGAGTGCATAATATGGCTCCAGATAAAATACATGCAAGTAGTAAG GTGGAAACAAAGGAGCAACGCCTGAGATTTGCAGATACCAGTTCCTTGGGCTCTTATGCAAATAAGGAG GACATTGTCTTCATGTGCAAAAGGCGAGGTGGAAATGATAATAGAAATCTATTGCATAATGAATGGCTGCAATCAGTCCAGATGGAGCCTGATGTGATCTCAATGTCCTTTATCCCAATTACGTCTTTGCTTAATGGAGTTCCAGGAAGTGGATTCTTAAGCCATGCCATAAATCTGTATCTAAGAT ATAAGCCACCCATTGAAGAGCTACATCAGTTTTTAGAGTTTCAGCTACCAAGGCAGTGGGCACCAGTGTTTAGTGAACTTCCTCTTGGTCCGCAACGAAAGCAACAAAGTTGTGCGTCTCTGCAATTCAGTTTTTTTGGACCTAAGCTATATGTGAATACTACTCCG GTTGATGTTGGTAAGAGGCCAATCACTGGCATGCGGCTCTACCTAGAGGGTAGAAGAAGCAACCGTTTGGCAATTCATTTGCAGCACCTTTCCTCTCTTCCCAAGATATATCAACTCGAAGACGATCCAAATAGAAGTATGCGACAAGAGTCTCATGATCGTCGATACTTTGAGAAAGTAAACTGGAAGAACTACTCTCACGTCTGCACAGCACCCGTTGAATCAGAAGATGATCTTTCAGTAGTAACAGGTGCGCAGCTCCATGTAGAGAGTCACGGGTTCAAGAACGTGCTCTTCTTGCGCCTTTGTTTCTCAAGAGTTGTGGGAGCGACACTTGTAAAGAATTCTGAATGGGATGAAGCAGTAGGCTTTGCTCCAAAATCAGGACTCATCTCAACGCTAATAAGCCATCATTTCACTGCAGCCCAAAAGCCACCACCACGACCTGCAGATGTGAATATAAACTCGGCTATCTATCCTGGTGGACCACCTGTACCCACGCAGGCACCCAAACTTTTGAAATTTGTGGATACAAGTGAGATGACAAGAGGACCACAAGAATCACCAGGGTATTGGGTTGTATCAGGTGCAAGGTTACTGGTGGAGAAAGGGAAGATCTCACTGAAGGTAAAGTATTCACTGTTGACTGCGATACTGGAAGATGAAGTGATTGAGGAACACTATGAAGGTTAA
- the LOC104722562 gene encoding uncharacterized protein LOC104722562 has protein sequence MSSSSSLTQRNPITSQPNGSQEGSESVPKLRRLRSTSQHAMSQTLTSAANLANLLPTGTLLAFTLLIPVFTSNGSCDHASRVLTTGLLTLLAISCFLSSFTDSVKAEDGNVYYGFATRKGMWVFDYPDPNGLGLPDLSKYRMRIVDWIHAVLSVLVFGAVAFRDKNAVSCFYPAPEQETKKVLDIIPMGVGVICSLLFLVFPARRHGIGYPVTGDRGRR, from the coding sequence atgtcttcatcatcatccctaACGCAGAGAAACCCAATTACTTCACAGCCAAATGGCTCACAAGAGGGATCGGAGTCTGTTCCAAAGCTAAGGAGACTACGTTCGACATCTCAACATGCCATGTCACAGACCCTTACGTCAGCTGCAAACTTAGCAAATCTCCTTCCCACCGGAACGCTCTTAGCTTTCACGCTTCTTATACCCGTCTTCACATCCAACGGCTCATGCGACCACGCCTCCCGCGTTTTAACCACAGGGCTCTTGACGCTCCTTGCCATTTCTTGCTTCCTCAGCTCCTTCACGGACAGCGTCAAGGCTGAAGACGGTAACGTGTATTACGGTTTTGCTACTCGTAAGGGTATGTGGGTTTTTGACTACCCTGACCCCAACGGTTTGGGTTTGCCTGATCTTAGTAAATACCGTATGCGGATCGTTGACTGGATCCACGCTGTTCTGTCGGTTCTTGTGTTCGGTGCGGTGGCTTTTAGGGACAAGAACGCCGTCAGTTGTTTTTATCCGGCGCCAGAGCAAGAAACCAAGAAGGTTTTGGATATCATTCCGATGGGTGTTGGAGTTATATGCAGCTTGTTGTTCTTGGTTTTCCCGGCGAGAAGGCACGGTATTGGATATCCGGTCACCGGAGACAGAGGTCGTCGTTAG